In a single window of the Nodularia spumigena CCY9414 genome:
- a CDS encoding RDD family protein → MTIERVPEIHYPKADIVRRGMALGLDFLGVWLISSILGGNQIGIQWVQILVFLFCWVIFRILVVYNNQGQSLGRWAFDLKILEVRNGEITGRIPTLRSLLKREAIIGIGALLVSIALGNIRANPTAILLLLPLAIDCGAALSDNQMEQALHDRYAGTFIVSSRRGYSLDIKIQRLVEKMRRSVRR, encoded by the coding sequence ATGACTATAGAACGAGTCCCGGAAATACACTATCCCAAAGCTGATATTGTCCGGAGAGGAATGGCATTAGGGCTAGATTTCCTGGGAGTCTGGTTAATCAGTTCTATATTGGGAGGCAATCAAATCGGTATCCAGTGGGTGCAAATTCTCGTTTTTCTGTTCTGTTGGGTGATTTTTCGGATACTGGTAGTTTACAACAATCAAGGGCAGAGCTTAGGGCGTTGGGCTTTTGACCTGAAAATACTCGAAGTTAGGAATGGCGAAATTACAGGCAGAATTCCCACCTTGCGATCGCTGCTCAAACGAGAAGCTATAATCGGAATTGGTGCGCTTTTGGTGTCAATTGCCTTGGGCAACATCAGAGCTAACCCCACGGCTATACTGCTATTACTTCCCCTAGCAATTGATTGTGGTGCTGCTTTATCTGATAATCAGATGGAGCAAGCTCTACACGACCGCTATGCTGGAACTTTCATAGTTTCGTCGCGCCGGGGCTATTCGTTAGATATAAAAATTCAGCGATTAGTTGAAAAAATGCGCCGAAGTGTGAGAAGATAG
- the glp gene encoding gephyrin-like molybdotransferase Glp produces MLSVSDAEAIILNLVRPLDPQRDIEIIDLLAADHRILSTPVTSKLDFPHWDNSAMDGYAVRYEDVQQPTSLEIVEEIPAGYQPQSTVKAGQAARIFTGAVMPMGADTVVMQEKTRREENRVFILAAPQPQEFVRHKGAFYQAGKQLLPRGVKLHPPEIAVLAVAQCAKLSVYRRPRVAIFSSGDELVTPDKPLQPGQIVDSNQYALAALVKEAGGEPLLLGIIQDNPDALREAIAYAITHADIVLSSGGVSVGNYDYIDQILESLGAKIHIQSVAISPGKPLTVATFPTPHSPLPTPHSPIYFGLPGNPVSALVTFWRFVQPAMRKLSGLAGGWEPEFLKVRSHHELKSNGKRETYIWGSLHLINGVYEFHKADGSHSSGNLINLAQTNALAVLPVGTKLIFPQAEVQVLRVALG; encoded by the coding sequence ATGCTATCAGTTAGCGATGCCGAGGCAATTATTTTAAATTTGGTGCGACCGTTAGATCCGCAACGGGATATAGAAATTATAGATTTATTGGCAGCAGATCATCGCATTTTGTCCACCCCCGTCACCAGTAAATTAGATTTTCCCCATTGGGATAATTCGGCAATGGATGGCTACGCAGTTCGTTACGAAGATGTCCAGCAGCCAACCAGTTTAGAAATTGTCGAAGAAATTCCCGCAGGATATCAACCCCAGTCTACAGTCAAAGCGGGGCAAGCAGCGCGTATTTTTACAGGTGCGGTGATGCCAATGGGGGCGGATACTGTGGTGATGCAGGAGAAGACGCGCCGGGAAGAAAACCGGGTATTTATTTTGGCTGCGCCACAACCACAAGAATTTGTTAGACACAAAGGGGCTTTTTACCAAGCAGGAAAACAACTTTTACCTAGAGGAGTTAAATTACATCCGCCTGAAATTGCGGTGTTAGCTGTGGCGCAATGTGCAAAGTTAAGTGTTTACCGTCGTCCTCGTGTGGCAATTTTTTCTAGTGGTGACGAGTTGGTAACGCCTGATAAGCCCCTCCAACCTGGTCAAATTGTCGATTCTAATCAATATGCTTTAGCTGCTTTGGTGAAAGAGGCGGGGGGAGAACCATTATTGTTAGGTATTATTCAAGACAATCCAGATGCTTTGAGGGAGGCGATCGCCTACGCCATAACTCATGCTGATATAGTTTTATCTTCTGGTGGTGTGTCTGTAGGTAATTATGACTATATTGATCAAATTCTAGAATCTCTGGGAGCTAAAATTCATATTCAGTCTGTAGCCATCAGTCCCGGTAAACCCCTCACCGTCGCCACTTTCCCCACTCCCCACTCCCCACTCCCCACTCCCCACTCCCCAATTTACTTTGGTTTACCGGGAAATCCTGTTTCGGCTTTAGTAACTTTCTGGAGATTTGTGCAGCCGGCTATGAGAAAGCTTTCGGGGTTGGCTGGAGGCTGGGAACCGGAATTTCTGAAAGTGCGATCGCATCACGAGTTAAAATCCAATGGCAAGCGGGAAACATACATTTGGGGTAGCTTGCATTTAATTAATGGAGTTTACGAATTTCACAAAGCCGATGGTAGTCACAGTTCGGGCAATTTGATTAATTTAGCACAAACTAATGCCTTAGCTGTTCTACCTGTGGGTACAAAATTGATTTTTCCCCAAGCAGAGGTGCAAGTTTTACGGGTTGCGCTCGGATGA
- a CDS encoding chemotaxis protein CheB: MNSQSNSSHGKVSQNELFPVVGMGASAGGLEAFRELLSHLPIDTGMAFVLIQHLSPHQKSLLTEILARTTQMPVVEVEHGMVVEPNHVYVIPPNSMMTISQGILQLSPRKKTHGFSMTVDTFFISLAEERGNKAIGVVLSGGDSDGTKGLESIKAAGGITFAQCEESAKVNSMPNTAVASGYVDFILTPKQIAAELANISHHPYVNHPTPVKAIDTTPETGDALTNIFSLLRTATKVDFSHYKKTTLKRRIQRRMMLSKLDKLEDYVSYLQENPAQIKALYQDLLITVTSFFRDPEAFEALKTEIFPIITKNRTPNSPIRIWVAGCSTGEEAYSIAICLLEFLTNQGINLPIQIFASDINELAIEQARNGIYKENQVANISPERLQRFFVPVEGGYQISKPVRELCVFARQNLIGDPPFSRLDLITCRNVLIYLGSAVQKKLLPIFHYGLNSNGFLMLGTSETVGEFPDLFALVDRKNKIYSRKITATRLGMDLITNNYPLETVNTQPPVSADTWNDVELYKAADLIVLNDYAPVGVIINEDWEILQFRGNTSPYLQPPLGRPNFNLMKMAKDELRLELRTAIHQAKNREVPVSKSGIQMRDNEQVRQIKIDVVPFKPPAAREWYFLVLLASSSSSTAILEAVSPPGRTGRRKPNEQEQEIKRLKQELAANKEYLQSIIEEQQATNEDLRAANEEILSSNEELQSTNEELETAKEEIQATNEELNTINDELQRRNIQSNEVTNDLQNLLSSINIPILMLGGNLQIRRYTPVAEKIFNLISSDMGRPISDINHNLNIPDLEKQILDVIGTLNFKTQEVQDKNGRWYDLRIRPYRTIDNKIDGAVVILVDIDDLKRSSEQLRTSRDYVQAIVDTMRESLVVLDVNLRVISANEFFYDTFQVSPAETEQRLIYEMGNGQWNIPQLRSLLEEILPHHNQFQGLEVEHNFEQIGHKIMRLNARKMTLTDNREMILLVIEDITQQKQLEAERTHLLGQEQSARNAAEAANRAKDEFLSILSHELRNPLNSMLGWSKLLQKKQFDQATINKGLAAIERSAQAQAHLIKDLLDISRISAGRLRIDAQKLDLVSVIESAMEVVRFSAEAKNIQIESNLAPAPRSMVGDANRLQQVFWNLLSNAIKFTPSGGKVTISLDYTDFQAQIQISDTGYGISADFLPHVFERFRQADGSRTRSNPGLGLGLSIVRYLVELHGGTIDAESQGEGQGATFTVRLPLQAPQQQISLPISTEPATCINQPELSMDEIPSLEGVRVLVVDDQADICQLFKIVLEEYGAEMTGVESAKQAIATLKANPGGYDVLLSDIGLPEEDGYSLIRQVRKLSPEAGGQIPAAALTAYAEYADHTEALAAGFQMHLAKPIPPAQLLSIVATLAGRLK; this comes from the coding sequence ATGAACTCTCAATCCAACTCTTCTCACGGGAAGGTTAGCCAAAACGAATTATTTCCCGTTGTGGGAATGGGTGCTTCTGCGGGAGGATTAGAAGCATTTAGAGAACTACTTAGCCATTTACCTATTGATACAGGTATGGCATTTGTCTTAATTCAGCATCTCAGCCCCCATCAAAAAAGTTTGTTGACAGAGATTCTGGCTCGCACCACCCAAATGCCTGTGGTAGAAGTCGAGCATGGCATGGTTGTAGAACCAAATCATGTTTATGTGATTCCGCCCAATAGCATGATGACCATTAGTCAAGGAATCCTGCAACTGAGTCCACGAAAAAAGACGCATGGATTTTCCATGACAGTTGATACTTTCTTTATTTCCTTAGCCGAAGAACGGGGAAACAAAGCCATTGGGGTTGTACTGTCCGGGGGTGACTCTGACGGTACAAAGGGACTAGAATCAATCAAAGCAGCTGGGGGCATCACTTTTGCTCAGTGTGAAGAATCGGCAAAAGTTAATAGTATGCCGAATACAGCCGTAGCTTCTGGATATGTAGATTTTATTTTAACACCAAAACAAATTGCCGCAGAATTAGCTAATATCAGTCATCATCCCTACGTTAATCATCCCACCCCTGTTAAAGCCATAGATACAACACCTGAAACCGGAGATGCTCTGACAAACATCTTCAGTTTGCTGAGAACTGCGACCAAAGTTGACTTTAGCCATTACAAAAAAACCACCCTGAAGCGGCGCATCCAGCGACGGATGATGTTATCTAAACTAGACAAGCTAGAAGATTACGTCAGTTATCTCCAAGAGAACCCCGCACAAATTAAAGCTTTATATCAAGATTTATTAATTACTGTCACCAGTTTTTTCCGCGATCCCGAAGCCTTTGAAGCCTTAAAGACAGAAATTTTTCCCATAATTACCAAAAATAGAACCCCAAACTCACCCATCCGCATTTGGGTAGCTGGTTGTTCTACAGGTGAAGAAGCCTACTCTATCGCTATCTGCTTGCTAGAGTTTTTAACTAATCAGGGAATTAATCTTCCCATCCAGATTTTTGCCAGTGATATCAACGAATTAGCAATTGAACAAGCGCGCAACGGTATTTACAAAGAAAATCAAGTAGCAAATATTTCACCAGAACGGCTCCAGCGCTTCTTTGTCCCCGTCGAGGGCGGTTATCAAATTAGCAAGCCAGTGCGGGAACTGTGCGTTTTTGCCAGACAAAACCTGATTGGCGACCCCCCATTTTCCCGGTTGGATTTAATTACCTGTCGCAATGTGCTAATTTATTTGGGCAGCGCTGTGCAGAAAAAGCTGCTGCCGATTTTCCACTACGGTCTGAATTCCAATGGTTTTTTGATGTTAGGCACATCGGAAACAGTCGGTGAGTTCCCGGACTTGTTTGCTTTAGTGGATAGAAAGAATAAAATATACTCCCGCAAAATCACTGCAACTCGCTTGGGTATGGATCTGATTACCAACAACTATCCTTTAGAAACTGTCAATACCCAGCCACCAGTCAGCGCAGATACCTGGAATGATGTGGAACTGTATAAAGCAGCTGATCTGATTGTGTTAAATGACTACGCTCCGGTGGGTGTAATTATTAACGAAGATTGGGAAATTTTGCAATTCCGGGGAAATACCAGTCCTTATCTGCAACCACCACTAGGCAGACCCAATTTTAACTTAATGAAGATGGCGAAAGATGAATTACGGTTAGAGTTACGTACTGCTATTCATCAAGCCAAAAATAGAGAAGTGCCGGTGAGTAAGTCAGGCATACAAATGAGAGATAATGAGCAAGTTAGACAGATAAAAATTGATGTTGTGCCATTTAAACCTCCTGCGGCTAGAGAATGGTACTTTTTAGTGCTGCTTGCATCATCATCCTCCTCAACCGCTATTTTAGAAGCTGTTAGCCCTCCTGGGCGGACTGGGCGACGCAAGCCCAACGAGCAAGAGCAGGAGATTAAACGACTTAAACAAGAGTTAGCAGCTAATAAAGAGTATCTGCAATCAATTATTGAAGAGCAGCAAGCCACCAATGAAGATTTACGAGCCGCTAACGAAGAAATTCTCTCCAGCAACGAAGAATTACAAAGCACCAATGAGGAATTAGAAACAGCCAAGGAAGAAATTCAGGCTACCAACGAAGAACTGAATACGATTAATGACGAACTGCAACGGCGTAATATCCAGTCAAACGAAGTCACCAACGATTTACAAAATCTCCTCAGCAGTATTAATATTCCCATCCTGATGTTGGGAGGAAATCTGCAAATTCGCCGCTATACCCCGGTAGCTGAGAAAATTTTTAACCTAATTTCCAGTGATATGGGGCGACCAATCAGTGATATTAATCACAACTTGAATATTCCTGACTTAGAGAAACAAATTTTAGATGTAATTGGTACTCTCAATTTTAAAACGCAAGAAGTTCAAGACAAAAACGGGCGTTGGTATGACCTGCGGATTCGACCTTATCGGACAATAGACAACAAAATTGATGGTGCTGTGGTGATTTTAGTTGATATTGACGACCTCAAACGCAGTTCGGAACAGCTAAGAACATCCAGAGATTATGTGCAGGCCATTGTCGATACCATGCGGGAATCTTTAGTGGTGCTAGATGTTAATTTAAGAGTCATTAGTGCTAATGAATTTTTCTACGATACATTCCAGGTTTCACCAGCAGAAACAGAACAACGCCTAATTTATGAAATGGGGAATGGACAGTGGAATATTCCCCAGTTGCGATCGCTTTTAGAAGAAATTCTCCCCCATCACAACCAGTTTCAAGGTCTGGAAGTTGAACACAACTTTGAGCAAATTGGACACAAAATCATGCGGCTCAATGCCCGAAAAATGACCCTAACAGACAATAGGGAAATGATTCTGCTGGTAATTGAAGACATTACTCAGCAAAAGCAATTAGAAGCAGAACGCACCCACCTTTTAGGTCAAGAACAGTCAGCTCGCAATGCTGCGGAAGCCGCCAACCGCGCCAAAGATGAGTTTTTATCGATTCTCTCCCACGAACTGCGGAACCCACTTAATTCTATGCTGGGCTGGTCGAAGTTATTACAAAAGAAGCAATTTGATCAAGCGACAATTAATAAGGGGTTAGCAGCTATTGAGCGCAGCGCCCAAGCTCAAGCCCATCTGATTAAAGATTTGTTAGATATCTCCCGCATTAGTGCCGGGAGGCTGCGGATCGATGCCCAAAAACTTGATCTGGTTTCCGTAATTGAATCTGCTATGGAGGTTGTCCGGTTCTCCGCAGAAGCCAAAAATATTCAAATTGAATCCAACCTAGCTCCTGCACCCAGAAGTATGGTAGGCGATGCAAATCGCTTACAGCAGGTTTTTTGGAATTTACTTTCTAACGCCATAAAATTCACCCCAAGCGGGGGTAAAGTTACCATCAGCCTAGATTACACGGATTTTCAGGCTCAGATTCAAATCAGCGACACTGGTTATGGCATTAGTGCTGACTTTCTTCCCCACGTCTTTGAGCGATTCCGTCAAGCAGATGGTAGCAGAACTCGCTCCAACCCTGGATTGGGGCTGGGGCTTTCCATTGTCCGCTATTTGGTAGAACTCCACGGTGGTACAATTGATGCCGAAAGCCAGGGTGAAGGTCAAGGGGCAACTTTTACCGTCAGGCTACCTCTGCAAGCTCCCCAGCAACAGATATCTCTGCCGATATCCACGGAACCAGCCACCTGCATAAATCAGCCAGAACTCTCAATGGATGAAATTCCATCTCTGGAAGGAGTCCGAGTCCTAGTCGTAGATGATCAAGCAGATATATGCCAGTTATTTAAAATCGTGCTAGAAGAGTATGGAGCGGAAATGACAGGAGTAGAATCAGCAAAACAAGCTATAGCAACACTGAAAGCTAACCCCGGTGGGTATGATGTACTTTTATCTGACATTGGTTTACCAGAAGAGGACGGTTATAGCTTAATTCGTCAGGTGAGAAAGTTGAGTCCGGAAGCAGGGGGACAAATTCCCGCCGCCGCCCTCACAGCCTATGCTGAATATGCAGACCATACAGAAGCTTTAGCCGCAGGTTTTCAAATGCACCTCGCTAAACCTATTCCGCCGGCTCAATTATTATCTATAGTCGCTACTTTGGCTGGGAGATTGAAGTAG
- the iscB gene encoding RNA-guided endonuclease IscB — translation MSNFVLVLDTNKKPLTPIHPGDARFLLNQQKAAVFRRFPFTIILKEPKSEVPTQPIELKIDPGSKTTGFALVQNNKVIWGMELQHRGLAIKESLETRKGVRRGRRSRHTRYRQARFLNRTKPQGWLAPSLSHRVLTINTWVKRLCNFAPITDIVQELARFDLQQLENPEISGFEYQQGELQGYEVREYLLNKWNRKCAYCTAENVPLQVEHIKPKAKGGTNRISNLCLACEKCNIKKGTQDIEKFLAKKPELLKQILSQAKRPLKDASAVNSTRWALFNKLKETGLPITTGSGGLTKFNRTRLGLPKTHWIDAACVGKVETLKILTTKILTVKSTGHSCRRFCRINKFGFPCTEPKKIFTHVSTGDFVKATLHKDRKNITSGKYVSRVKTPTKNGCEIVINGFRVEFSTMKDITKVHCSDGYSYV, via the coding sequence ATGTCTAATTTTGTTCTAGTTCTTGATACCAACAAAAAACCACTTACTCCAATTCATCCAGGAGATGCACGTTTTTTATTAAATCAACAAAAAGCTGCTGTATTTAGAAGATTTCCATTTACCATAATTTTGAAAGAACCTAAATCTGAAGTTCCAACTCAACCGATTGAATTAAAAATAGATCCAGGGAGTAAAACTACAGGTTTTGCGTTAGTTCAAAATAATAAAGTCATCTGGGGTATGGAATTACAACACAGAGGTTTAGCTATTAAAGAAAGCCTAGAAACTCGAAAAGGAGTAAGGCGAGGAAGACGTTCTAGACATACTCGTTATCGTCAAGCTAGATTTCTTAACCGCACTAAACCTCAAGGTTGGTTAGCACCTTCTTTAAGCCATAGAGTTTTAACTATTAACACTTGGGTTAAAAGATTATGTAATTTTGCCCCAATAACTGACATAGTTCAAGAGCTTGCTAGGTTTGACCTACAGCAGCTAGAAAACCCGGAGATATCAGGCTTTGAGTATCAACAGGGAGAGTTACAAGGGTATGAAGTCCGTGAATATCTTTTGAATAAATGGAATAGAAAATGTGCATACTGTACTGCGGAAAATGTCCCTTTACAAGTTGAGCATATTAAACCAAAAGCCAAAGGAGGAACTAATAGAATTTCTAATTTGTGTCTAGCTTGTGAGAAATGCAATATCAAAAAAGGTACTCAAGATATTGAGAAGTTTTTAGCAAAAAAGCCTGAGTTGTTGAAGCAAATTTTATCCCAAGCCAAGCGTCCACTAAAAGATGCGTCTGCTGTAAATTCAACGAGATGGGCTTTATTTAATAAGTTAAAAGAAACTGGATTACCTATAACAACAGGTTCAGGAGGTTTAACTAAGTTTAATAGAACTCGTTTAGGATTGCCTAAAACTCATTGGATTGATGCTGCTTGTGTAGGAAAAGTTGAAACTCTCAAAATACTGACAACAAAAATTTTAACAGTAAAAAGCACGGGGCATAGTTGCAGAAGATTCTGTAGGATCAATAAATTTGGTTTTCCTTGCACTGAGCCTAAAAAAATATTCACTCATGTTTCTACAGGAGATTTTGTTAAGGCTACTTTGCACAAAGATCGTAAAAACATAACTTCTGGAAAGTATGTAAGTCGTGTTAAAACTCCCACAAAAAACGGATGTGAGATTGTTATCAATGGTTTTAGAGTTGAATTTTCAACAATGAAAGATATTACTAAGGTTCATTGTAGTGACGGGTATAGCTACGTTTGA
- a CDS encoding TIGR04168 family protein has translation MTSQKTKSITLKIAVVGDVHDQWELEDGMALKHLGVDLVLFVGDFGNESVDVVRAIASLDIPKAAVMGNHDAWYTATEWGRRKCPYDRSKSDWVQEQLDLLGAAHVGYSQLDFPAWNLTVVGGRPFTWGGPEWKFANILAERYGVTSMAESADRIVKAVNSAAHETIIFLGHNGPSGLGDRPEDPCGKDWHPIGGDFGDPDLGAAISQTLTAGKTIPLVTFGHMHRTLRHTKKVQRKAVFRSPEGTIYLNAATVPRILENQGQKLRSFSIVSLEAGEVSQVSQVWIGHNFQVNLEEILYERSLRQPEAFA, from the coding sequence ATGACCAGTCAAAAAACGAAATCAATAACCCTGAAGATTGCTGTGGTTGGAGATGTTCACGACCAATGGGAATTAGAAGATGGCATGGCACTCAAGCATCTGGGTGTGGACTTAGTGCTGTTTGTGGGCGATTTTGGTAATGAATCGGTGGATGTGGTCAGAGCGATCGCCTCCCTGGACATTCCCAAAGCCGCAGTCATGGGAAACCACGATGCCTGGTACACTGCCACGGAATGGGGACGCAGGAAATGTCCTTATGACCGTTCTAAGTCAGATTGGGTACAGGAACAACTCGATTTATTAGGAGCTGCCCATGTAGGTTACAGTCAGCTGGATTTTCCCGCCTGGAATTTAACTGTGGTGGGGGGTCGTCCCTTTACCTGGGGCGGTCCTGAGTGGAAATTTGCGAACATCTTGGCAGAACGTTATGGTGTGACAAGTATGGCAGAATCCGCCGACCGGATCGTGAAAGCTGTCAACAGTGCGGCTCATGAAACGATTATTTTTCTAGGTCACAATGGTCCGAGTGGTTTAGGCGATCGCCCCGAAGACCCCTGCGGTAAGGACTGGCATCCCATCGGTGGTGACTTTGGCGACCCTGACCTGGGGGCGGCGATTTCTCAGACCCTCACGGCTGGTAAAACCATTCCTCTGGTAACATTTGGTCATATGCACCGCACTCTCAGACACACCAAAAAAGTGCAGCGCAAAGCTGTATTTAGAAGTCCAGAGGGAACAATTTACTTGAACGCGGCAACTGTACCCAGGATTTTGGAAAATCAGGGCCAGAAGCTGCGTAGTTTTTCCATTGTTTCCCTGGAAGCAGGTGAGGTTTCACAAGTCTCCCAAGTTTGGATAGGTCATAATTTCCAGGTGAATTTAGAGGAAATTTTGTACGAGCGATCGCTACGCCAACCGGAGGCTTTCGCTTAG
- the nadA gene encoding quinolinate synthase NadA, whose amino-acid sequence MFTTALPQPNPTQPGGLPLDLFTAIETLKKELNAVILAHYYQEPDIQDIADFIGDSLQLAKAAAQTNADVIVFAGVHFMAETAKILNPDKLVLLPDLDAGCSLADSCPPEAFAAFKAAHPDHLVISYINCSAQIKAMSDIICTSSNAVKIVQQIPPTQPIIFAPDRNLGRYVMEQTGRDLLLWQGSCIVHETFSEKKIVRLKITHPEAEAIAHPECESSVLRHASFIGSTAALLKYTQNSPTKEFIVATEPGIIHQMQKLAPDKHFIPAPPLNNCACNECPFMRLNTLEKLYLAMKNRTPEITMSEDIRLAALRPMQRMLEMSV is encoded by the coding sequence GTGTTTACCACTGCACTACCTCAACCCAACCCAACCCAACCGGGTGGACTACCGCTAGATTTGTTTACTGCCATTGAGACTCTCAAAAAAGAACTCAACGCGGTAATTTTGGCGCATTATTATCAAGAACCGGATATTCAGGATATCGCCGACTTTATTGGGGATTCATTACAATTGGCCAAAGCCGCAGCCCAGACCAATGCAGATGTGATTGTCTTCGCTGGTGTTCACTTCATGGCAGAGACAGCAAAGATCCTGAATCCTGATAAATTGGTGCTTTTACCAGATTTAGATGCTGGTTGTTCTTTAGCGGACAGTTGTCCACCAGAAGCCTTTGCAGCTTTTAAAGCAGCGCATCCAGATCATTTGGTAATTTCATACATCAACTGCTCGGCCCAGATTAAAGCCATGAGCGATATCATCTGCACCAGTTCCAACGCTGTCAAGATTGTGCAACAAATACCACCCACACAGCCGATTATTTTTGCCCCGGATCGGAACTTGGGACGGTATGTCATGGAACAAACTGGACGAGATTTGCTGCTTTGGCAAGGTAGCTGTATTGTCCATGAAACTTTTTCTGAAAAGAAAATTGTGCGGTTAAAAATTACACACCCTGAAGCAGAGGCGATCGCTCACCCGGAATGTGAAAGTAGTGTATTACGCCATGCCAGTTTTATCGGCTCAACAGCCGCTTTACTCAAATATACTCAAAACAGCCCTACAAAAGAATTCATCGTGGCTACAGAGCCAGGTATCATTCACCAAATGCAAAAACTGGCTCCCGACAAGCACTTTATTCCTGCCCCACCATTGAATAACTGTGCTTGTAACGAATGTCCATTTATGCGATTAAATACACTGGAAAAATTATATTTAGCAATGAAAAATCGTACTCCTGAAATTACCATGTCAGAGGATATCCGCCTGGCCGCGCTGCGACCAATGCAACGGATGTTAGAGATGAGTGTTTAG
- the phnC gene encoding phosphonate ABC transporter ATP-binding protein has translation MIIQLDRLSVTYPGGVQALQSVSLNFNPGEFTVILGASGSGKSTLLRCLNGLIQPMAGSITVEGWRKLNEPKVLHQHRQRTGMIFQQHQLIGRQTALQNVLTGRLAYHSTLRSFFPLPKADKYIALECLDRVGLLNKALARVDNLSGGQQQRVGIARALAQQPRLILADEPVASLDPASSHKVISFLRQICQEDGIAAIMSLHQVDLAKTYADRIIGISQGHVVFDGNAADIEESELNRIYGNTENIHLDDAEELTEKAFGKASHRVGRR, from the coding sequence ATGATAATTCAGCTTGATCGCTTGAGTGTAACTTATCCTGGCGGAGTTCAAGCCCTCCAGTCGGTTTCTTTAAACTTTAACCCAGGAGAATTTACAGTCATCTTGGGAGCTTCTGGTTCAGGTAAATCAACGTTGCTACGGTGTTTAAATGGACTAATCCAACCAATGGCAGGGTCTATCACAGTAGAAGGTTGGCGCAAACTCAATGAACCCAAAGTATTGCATCAGCATCGCCAGCGCACAGGGATGATTTTTCAGCAGCACCAGTTAATTGGTAGACAAACTGCACTACAAAATGTGCTGACTGGTCGTTTAGCCTATCACTCAACTCTGAGGAGCTTTTTCCCATTACCCAAAGCTGACAAATATATAGCCTTGGAGTGTTTAGACAGAGTAGGACTGTTAAATAAAGCTTTAGCACGGGTAGATAATCTCAGTGGTGGTCAACAGCAACGGGTAGGTATTGCGCGTGCGTTGGCGCAGCAACCCCGGTTAATTCTGGCAGATGAGCCGGTTGCCAGCCTTGACCCTGCTAGTTCCCACAAGGTGATTTCTTTTCTACGTCAAATTTGTCAAGAAGATGGCATTGCGGCAATTATGAGTCTACACCAAGTAGATTTAGCTAAAACCTATGCAGACAGGATAATTGGTATATCTCAAGGTCATGTAGTTTTTGATGGTAATGCCGCAGATATTGAGGAGTCCGAACTTAATCGCATCTATGGCAACACCGAAAATATTCACCTAGATGATGCAGAAGAATTGACCGAGAAGGCATTTGGCAAAGCCTCTCATAGAGTAGGCAGAAGATAA